A genome region from Triticum aestivum cultivar Chinese Spring chromosome 2B, IWGSC CS RefSeq v2.1, whole genome shotgun sequence includes the following:
- the LOC123046983 gene encoding cylicin-1 isoform X1: protein MDAYHHQRRFDGSGDAPPPPPPPPSNWYPSPAPPYHPPHPNHPYPPQHHQWGHPPPDLQHQHRPPPPQYAYQPPPPPMQQQMQPPPPAPGNPWPPHHAAAQPPPQSYPPPPPGQAWPNHSWPQNHGYPGLANEDDWATKAKEWASAKSVTENHQIQQHAIPSRTEIHHYGHNDQYQQPAGLPTEPLHPPIPQSSSDQLLFQMSGQQRERNYLQDRGPMAPPPKNFGPFPSTYEQEVPYNYSSAQGNGNAMLQYPSPQAQPSLSASSVQDGFPRGPPGVPGHGLQSYRMMADPSDQPLEFNDRKAPDMAVHETINIRSSAPTAVSEHSTIPTSTQSWGPSAPVGYFHPAPVPQQASQMDPSLHAGPLFGALSGSSYVPPAAFGVGSVTEAFPTDANTLFNVAERSKKPPVPNWLREELLKKKSTPVSASVQHLTNYDSMDSEDAAEPPKRADQTDSRSIGSAKSVVADEADEDEVEAARTAAINKEIKRVLTEVLLKVTDDLFNEIATKVMNEDDSSAEPNETTGVSSSKDLGLGESKVKTTAKVVVPAKPNNVSSTGRSDGNGLSSPKGALLGLASYDSDDEDDEGDGDGKDLISNLSSEIKVDAAHPKESENVDGELHNNSNGSIASVQSVSSGDDPKSSDKRSQSRPTAESEREPSIHDTQNGEAKTSIQPIGVIHKTNEKAHGHAEVDFQNGKTSSGHHTENNNNNNAESTHRHFERSSHEKDLKEVKVVNGKDSEPSKTDKFRDGDKHSMPESIDKKGTYKEERGSGRYAKHGLDRWDDAKRDRKDLPKDARERKRDSADRRDVGKDGNDDRSRQITKSSASHSSRRSRSRSPSGRSRTRNESSSRVRGSVSSDEPSDNAKRRKSHSHKNSMSPSPPKSRSRRVSRSPHSKHSHRRHSPYSSAERKKRSRSRTPVKRR, encoded by the exons ATGGACGCGTACCACCACCAGCGCCGCTTCGACGGCTCCggcgacgcgccgccgccgccgccgcctccgccctccAACTGGTATCCCAGCCCCGCGCCGCCGTACCACCCTCCCCACCCCAACCACCCGTACCCTCCCCAGCACCACCAGTGGGGCCACCCGCCCCCCGACCTCCAGCACCAGCACCGCCCCCCGCCGCCGCAGTACGCGTACCAGCCCCCTCCCCCGCCGATGCAGCAGCAGATGCAGCCCCCGCCCCCCGCGCCCGGGAACCCCTGGCCTCCTCACCACGCTGCGGCCCAGCCCCCGCCGCAGAGCTACCCGCCTCCGCCGCCGGGACAG GCTTGGCCGAATCATTCATGGCCTCAAAATCATGGATACCCAG GGCTTGCCAATGAGGACGATTGGGCCACAAAGGCAAAGGAATGGGCTTCTGCTAAATCTGTTACAGAGAACCACCAGATTCAGCAGCATGCCATTCCAAGTAGAACAGAAATTCACCATTATGGCCACAATGATCAGTATCAGCAACCAGCTGGTCTGCCGACAGAACCTTTACACCCACCAATTCCACAATCAAGTAGCGACCAGTTGCTGTTTCAAATGTCAGGTCAACAGAGGGAAAGAAACTATTTGCAAG ATAGAGGTCCAATGGCGCCACCACCGAAGAATTTTGGTCCATTTCCATCCACCTATGAGCAGGAGGTACCTTATAATTATTCTTCTGCTCAAG GTAATGGGAATGCTATGCTTCAATATCCAAGCCCACAAGCTCAGCCATCTCTGAGTGCTTCATCAGTTCAAGACGGATTTCCTCGCGGGCCTCCTGGTGTGCCTGGGCATGGTTTACAGTCTTATAGGATGATGGCTGATCCCAGTGACCAACCCTTGGAGTTCAATGACAGAAAAGCTCCTGATATGGCAGTACATGAGACGATAAATATCAGATCTAGTGCTCCAACAGCAGTGTCTGAACATAGCACAATTCCAACATCAACTCAATCATGGGGCCCATCTGCTCCAGTTGGATATTTTCATCCAGCTCCAGTACCACAACAAGCATCACAG ATGGATCCTTCTTTGCATGCTGGACCACTCTTTGGAGCACTCTCTGGTTCGAGCTATGTTCCACCTGCAGCATTTGGTGTTGGTAGTGTAACTGAAGCATTCCCTACAGACGCAAACACTCTTTTCAATGTTGCAGAACGGTCAAAGAAA CCTCCAGTACCTAACTGGCTTCGAGAAGAGCTTCTAAAGAAAAAATCCACTCCAGTGAGTGCTTCAGTGCAGCATTTGACAAATTATGATTCCATGGATTCTGAAGATGCTGCGGAACCACCAAAAAGAGCTGACCAAACTGATAGTAGAAGCATTGGTTCAGCAAAATCAGTTGTAGCTGATGAAGCTGATGAG GATGAAGTTgaagcggcacggacggcagcaaTCAACAAGGAAATTAAACGTGTGTTGACAGAAGTTCTTCTAAAG GTTACTGATGATCTTTTTAACGAGATCGCAACCAAAGTTATGAATGAAGATGATTCATCAGCTGAAC CAAATGAGACCACTGGTGTCTCTAGCTCAAAGGACCTTGGTCTGGGAGAATCAAAAGTCAAGACCACAGCTAAAGTTGTAGTCCCTGCTAAGCCAAACAATGTTAGCTCTACTGGCCGTTCTGATGGTAATGGGCTAAGTTCTCCTAAAGGTGCTCTTCTTGGTCTTGCTAGTTATGATTCAGATGACGAGGATGATGAGGGTGACGGTGATGGTAAGGATTTAATTTCAAATTTATCATCCGAAATTAAAGTTGATGCAGCTCATCCTAAAGAAA GTGAGAACGTTGATGGTGAACTGCACAATAATAGTAACGGAAGTATTGCTTCAGTCCAAAGTGTTTCATCCGGAGATGATCCTAAATCCAGTGACAAAAGATCTCAGAGTAGGCCAACTGCAGAATCTGAACGAGAGCCAAGTATTCATGACACACAGAATGGAGAAGCCAAAACTTCTATTCAGCCAATTGGTGTGATTCATAAAACGAATGAGAAGGCACATGGACATGCAGAGGTGGATTTCCAAAATGGAAAAACCTCTTCCGGCCATCAtactgaaaataataataataataatgcggAGAGCACTCACAGGCATTTTGAAAGGAGCAGTCATGAGAAAGATCTTAAAGAGGTGAAGGTTGTCAATGGAAAAGACTCTGAGCCTTCTAAAACTGACAAGTTTAGAGATGGTGACAAGCATAGCATGCCTGAAAGTATTGATAAAAAGGGCACCTACAAAGAGGAAAGGGGTTCTGGCAGGTATGCAAAACATGGATTGGATAGATGGGATGATGCCAAAAGAGATCGAAAGGACCTTCCAAAGGATGCAAGAGAGAGAAAGAGGGATTCTGCTGATAGAAGAGACGTAGGAAAAGATGGGAATGACGATAGGTCAAGGCAAATTACTAAGAGCTCAGCTAGCCACAGCAGTAGAAGGTCACGGTCACGGTCACCAAGTGGGAGAAGCCGTACTAGGAATGAGAGTTCTTCACGTGTTCGAGGGAGTGTTTCAAGCGACGAGCCTTCTGATAATGCAAAAAGGAG AAAGAGCCATTCTCATAAAAACAGCATGTCTCCCTCACCTCCAAAATCTAGGAGCAG ACGAGTTTCGCGGTCTCCACATAGCAAGCATTCTCACCGCAGGCATTCACCTTATTCATCTGCTGAAAG GAAGAAGCGGTCCAGATCTAGAACTCCGGTCAAGAGGAGGTAG
- the LOC123046983 gene encoding cylicin-1 isoform X2: protein MDAYHHQRRFDGSGDAPPPPPPPPSNWYPSPAPPYHPPHPNHPYPPQHHQWGHPPPDLQHQHRPPPPQYAYQPPPPPMQQQMQPPPPAPGNPWPPHHAAAQPPPQSYPPPPPGQAWPNHSWPQNHGYPGLANEDDWATKAKEWASAKSVTENHQIQQHAIPSRTEIHHYGHNDQYQQPAGLPTEPLHPPIPQSSSDQLLFQMSGQQRERNYLQDRGPMAPPPKNFGPFPSTYEQEVPYNYSSAQGNGNAMLQYPSPQAQPSLSASSVQDGFPRGPPGVPGHGLQSYRMMADPSDQPLEFNDRKAPDMAVHETINIRSSAPTAVSEHSTIPTSTQSWGPSAPVGYFHPAPVPQQASQMDPSLHAGPLFGALSGSSYVPPAAFGVGSVTEAFPTDANTLFNVAERSKKPPVPNWLREELLKKKSTPVSASVQHLTNYDSMDSEDAAEPPKRADQTDSRSIGSAKSVVADEADEDEVEAARTAAINKEIKRVLTEVLLKVTDDLFNEIATKVMNEDDSSAEPNETTGVSSSKDLGLGESKVKTTAKVVVPAKPNNVSSTGRSDGNGLSSPKGALLGLASYDSDDEDDEGDGDGENVDGELHNNSNGSIASVQSVSSGDDPKSSDKRSQSRPTAESEREPSIHDTQNGEAKTSIQPIGVIHKTNEKAHGHAEVDFQNGKTSSGHHTENNNNNNAESTHRHFERSSHEKDLKEVKVVNGKDSEPSKTDKFRDGDKHSMPESIDKKGTYKEERGSGRYAKHGLDRWDDAKRDRKDLPKDARERKRDSADRRDVGKDGNDDRSRQITKSSASHSSRRSRSRSPSGRSRTRNESSSRVRGSVSSDEPSDNAKRRKSHSHKNSMSPSPPKSRSRRVSRSPHSKHSHRRHSPYSSAERKKRSRSRTPVKRR, encoded by the exons ATGGACGCGTACCACCACCAGCGCCGCTTCGACGGCTCCggcgacgcgccgccgccgccgccgcctccgccctccAACTGGTATCCCAGCCCCGCGCCGCCGTACCACCCTCCCCACCCCAACCACCCGTACCCTCCCCAGCACCACCAGTGGGGCCACCCGCCCCCCGACCTCCAGCACCAGCACCGCCCCCCGCCGCCGCAGTACGCGTACCAGCCCCCTCCCCCGCCGATGCAGCAGCAGATGCAGCCCCCGCCCCCCGCGCCCGGGAACCCCTGGCCTCCTCACCACGCTGCGGCCCAGCCCCCGCCGCAGAGCTACCCGCCTCCGCCGCCGGGACAG GCTTGGCCGAATCATTCATGGCCTCAAAATCATGGATACCCAG GGCTTGCCAATGAGGACGATTGGGCCACAAAGGCAAAGGAATGGGCTTCTGCTAAATCTGTTACAGAGAACCACCAGATTCAGCAGCATGCCATTCCAAGTAGAACAGAAATTCACCATTATGGCCACAATGATCAGTATCAGCAACCAGCTGGTCTGCCGACAGAACCTTTACACCCACCAATTCCACAATCAAGTAGCGACCAGTTGCTGTTTCAAATGTCAGGTCAACAGAGGGAAAGAAACTATTTGCAAG ATAGAGGTCCAATGGCGCCACCACCGAAGAATTTTGGTCCATTTCCATCCACCTATGAGCAGGAGGTACCTTATAATTATTCTTCTGCTCAAG GTAATGGGAATGCTATGCTTCAATATCCAAGCCCACAAGCTCAGCCATCTCTGAGTGCTTCATCAGTTCAAGACGGATTTCCTCGCGGGCCTCCTGGTGTGCCTGGGCATGGTTTACAGTCTTATAGGATGATGGCTGATCCCAGTGACCAACCCTTGGAGTTCAATGACAGAAAAGCTCCTGATATGGCAGTACATGAGACGATAAATATCAGATCTAGTGCTCCAACAGCAGTGTCTGAACATAGCACAATTCCAACATCAACTCAATCATGGGGCCCATCTGCTCCAGTTGGATATTTTCATCCAGCTCCAGTACCACAACAAGCATCACAG ATGGATCCTTCTTTGCATGCTGGACCACTCTTTGGAGCACTCTCTGGTTCGAGCTATGTTCCACCTGCAGCATTTGGTGTTGGTAGTGTAACTGAAGCATTCCCTACAGACGCAAACACTCTTTTCAATGTTGCAGAACGGTCAAAGAAA CCTCCAGTACCTAACTGGCTTCGAGAAGAGCTTCTAAAGAAAAAATCCACTCCAGTGAGTGCTTCAGTGCAGCATTTGACAAATTATGATTCCATGGATTCTGAAGATGCTGCGGAACCACCAAAAAGAGCTGACCAAACTGATAGTAGAAGCATTGGTTCAGCAAAATCAGTTGTAGCTGATGAAGCTGATGAG GATGAAGTTgaagcggcacggacggcagcaaTCAACAAGGAAATTAAACGTGTGTTGACAGAAGTTCTTCTAAAG GTTACTGATGATCTTTTTAACGAGATCGCAACCAAAGTTATGAATGAAGATGATTCATCAGCTGAAC CAAATGAGACCACTGGTGTCTCTAGCTCAAAGGACCTTGGTCTGGGAGAATCAAAAGTCAAGACCACAGCTAAAGTTGTAGTCCCTGCTAAGCCAAACAATGTTAGCTCTACTGGCCGTTCTGATGGTAATGGGCTAAGTTCTCCTAAAGGTGCTCTTCTTGGTCTTGCTAGTTATGATTCAGATGACGAGGATGATGAGGGTGACGGTGATG GTGAGAACGTTGATGGTGAACTGCACAATAATAGTAACGGAAGTATTGCTTCAGTCCAAAGTGTTTCATCCGGAGATGATCCTAAATCCAGTGACAAAAGATCTCAGAGTAGGCCAACTGCAGAATCTGAACGAGAGCCAAGTATTCATGACACACAGAATGGAGAAGCCAAAACTTCTATTCAGCCAATTGGTGTGATTCATAAAACGAATGAGAAGGCACATGGACATGCAGAGGTGGATTTCCAAAATGGAAAAACCTCTTCCGGCCATCAtactgaaaataataataataataatgcggAGAGCACTCACAGGCATTTTGAAAGGAGCAGTCATGAGAAAGATCTTAAAGAGGTGAAGGTTGTCAATGGAAAAGACTCTGAGCCTTCTAAAACTGACAAGTTTAGAGATGGTGACAAGCATAGCATGCCTGAAAGTATTGATAAAAAGGGCACCTACAAAGAGGAAAGGGGTTCTGGCAGGTATGCAAAACATGGATTGGATAGATGGGATGATGCCAAAAGAGATCGAAAGGACCTTCCAAAGGATGCAAGAGAGAGAAAGAGGGATTCTGCTGATAGAAGAGACGTAGGAAAAGATGGGAATGACGATAGGTCAAGGCAAATTACTAAGAGCTCAGCTAGCCACAGCAGTAGAAGGTCACGGTCACGGTCACCAAGTGGGAGAAGCCGTACTAGGAATGAGAGTTCTTCACGTGTTCGAGGGAGTGTTTCAAGCGACGAGCCTTCTGATAATGCAAAAAGGAG AAAGAGCCATTCTCATAAAAACAGCATGTCTCCCTCACCTCCAAAATCTAGGAGCAG ACGAGTTTCGCGGTCTCCACATAGCAAGCATTCTCACCGCAGGCATTCACCTTATTCATCTGCTGAAAG GAAGAAGCGGTCCAGATCTAGAACTCCGGTCAAGAGGAGGTAG
- the LOC123046983 gene encoding pollen-specific leucine-rich repeat extensin-like protein 2 isoform X3, which produces MDAYHHQRRFDGSGDAPPPPPPPPSNWYPSPAPPYHPPHPNHPYPPQHHQWGHPPPDLQHQHRPPPPQYAYQPPPPPMQQQMQPPPPAPGNPWPPHHAAAQPPPQSYPPPPPGQAWPNHSWPQNHGYPGNGNAMLQYPSPQAQPSLSASSVQDGFPRGPPGVPGHGLQSYRMMADPSDQPLEFNDRKAPDMAVHETINIRSSAPTAVSEHSTIPTSTQSWGPSAPVGYFHPAPVPQQASQMDPSLHAGPLFGALSGSSYVPPAAFGVGSVTEAFPTDANTLFNVAERSKKPPVPNWLREELLKKKSTPVSASVQHLTNYDSMDSEDAAEPPKRADQTDSRSIGSAKSVVADEADEDEVEAARTAAINKEIKRVLTEVLLKVTDDLFNEIATKVMNEDDSSAEPNETTGVSSSKDLGLGESKVKTTAKVVVPAKPNNVSSTGRSDGNGLSSPKGALLGLASYDSDDEDDEGDGDGKDLISNLSSEIKVDAAHPKESENVDGELHNNSNGSIASVQSVSSGDDPKSSDKRSQSRPTAESEREPSIHDTQNGEAKTSIQPIGVIHKTNEKAHGHAEVDFQNGKTSSGHHTENNNNNNAESTHRHFERSSHEKDLKEVKVVNGKDSEPSKTDKFRDGDKHSMPESIDKKGTYKEERGSGRYAKHGLDRWDDAKRDRKDLPKDARERKRDSADRRDVGKDGNDDRSRQITKSSASHSSRRSRSRSPSGRSRTRNESSSRVRGSVSSDEPSDNAKRRKSHSHKNSMSPSPPKSRSRRVSRSPHSKHSHRRHSPYSSAERKKRSRSRTPVKRR; this is translated from the exons ATGGACGCGTACCACCACCAGCGCCGCTTCGACGGCTCCggcgacgcgccgccgccgccgccgcctccgccctccAACTGGTATCCCAGCCCCGCGCCGCCGTACCACCCTCCCCACCCCAACCACCCGTACCCTCCCCAGCACCACCAGTGGGGCCACCCGCCCCCCGACCTCCAGCACCAGCACCGCCCCCCGCCGCCGCAGTACGCGTACCAGCCCCCTCCCCCGCCGATGCAGCAGCAGATGCAGCCCCCGCCCCCCGCGCCCGGGAACCCCTGGCCTCCTCACCACGCTGCGGCCCAGCCCCCGCCGCAGAGCTACCCGCCTCCGCCGCCGGGACAG GCTTGGCCGAATCATTCATGGCCTCAAAATCATGGATACCCAG GTAATGGGAATGCTATGCTTCAATATCCAAGCCCACAAGCTCAGCCATCTCTGAGTGCTTCATCAGTTCAAGACGGATTTCCTCGCGGGCCTCCTGGTGTGCCTGGGCATGGTTTACAGTCTTATAGGATGATGGCTGATCCCAGTGACCAACCCTTGGAGTTCAATGACAGAAAAGCTCCTGATATGGCAGTACATGAGACGATAAATATCAGATCTAGTGCTCCAACAGCAGTGTCTGAACATAGCACAATTCCAACATCAACTCAATCATGGGGCCCATCTGCTCCAGTTGGATATTTTCATCCAGCTCCAGTACCACAACAAGCATCACAG ATGGATCCTTCTTTGCATGCTGGACCACTCTTTGGAGCACTCTCTGGTTCGAGCTATGTTCCACCTGCAGCATTTGGTGTTGGTAGTGTAACTGAAGCATTCCCTACAGACGCAAACACTCTTTTCAATGTTGCAGAACGGTCAAAGAAA CCTCCAGTACCTAACTGGCTTCGAGAAGAGCTTCTAAAGAAAAAATCCACTCCAGTGAGTGCTTCAGTGCAGCATTTGACAAATTATGATTCCATGGATTCTGAAGATGCTGCGGAACCACCAAAAAGAGCTGACCAAACTGATAGTAGAAGCATTGGTTCAGCAAAATCAGTTGTAGCTGATGAAGCTGATGAG GATGAAGTTgaagcggcacggacggcagcaaTCAACAAGGAAATTAAACGTGTGTTGACAGAAGTTCTTCTAAAG GTTACTGATGATCTTTTTAACGAGATCGCAACCAAAGTTATGAATGAAGATGATTCATCAGCTGAAC CAAATGAGACCACTGGTGTCTCTAGCTCAAAGGACCTTGGTCTGGGAGAATCAAAAGTCAAGACCACAGCTAAAGTTGTAGTCCCTGCTAAGCCAAACAATGTTAGCTCTACTGGCCGTTCTGATGGTAATGGGCTAAGTTCTCCTAAAGGTGCTCTTCTTGGTCTTGCTAGTTATGATTCAGATGACGAGGATGATGAGGGTGACGGTGATGGTAAGGATTTAATTTCAAATTTATCATCCGAAATTAAAGTTGATGCAGCTCATCCTAAAGAAA GTGAGAACGTTGATGGTGAACTGCACAATAATAGTAACGGAAGTATTGCTTCAGTCCAAAGTGTTTCATCCGGAGATGATCCTAAATCCAGTGACAAAAGATCTCAGAGTAGGCCAACTGCAGAATCTGAACGAGAGCCAAGTATTCATGACACACAGAATGGAGAAGCCAAAACTTCTATTCAGCCAATTGGTGTGATTCATAAAACGAATGAGAAGGCACATGGACATGCAGAGGTGGATTTCCAAAATGGAAAAACCTCTTCCGGCCATCAtactgaaaataataataataataatgcggAGAGCACTCACAGGCATTTTGAAAGGAGCAGTCATGAGAAAGATCTTAAAGAGGTGAAGGTTGTCAATGGAAAAGACTCTGAGCCTTCTAAAACTGACAAGTTTAGAGATGGTGACAAGCATAGCATGCCTGAAAGTATTGATAAAAAGGGCACCTACAAAGAGGAAAGGGGTTCTGGCAGGTATGCAAAACATGGATTGGATAGATGGGATGATGCCAAAAGAGATCGAAAGGACCTTCCAAAGGATGCAAGAGAGAGAAAGAGGGATTCTGCTGATAGAAGAGACGTAGGAAAAGATGGGAATGACGATAGGTCAAGGCAAATTACTAAGAGCTCAGCTAGCCACAGCAGTAGAAGGTCACGGTCACGGTCACCAAGTGGGAGAAGCCGTACTAGGAATGAGAGTTCTTCACGTGTTCGAGGGAGTGTTTCAAGCGACGAGCCTTCTGATAATGCAAAAAGGAG AAAGAGCCATTCTCATAAAAACAGCATGTCTCCCTCACCTCCAAAATCTAGGAGCAG ACGAGTTTCGCGGTCTCCACATAGCAAGCATTCTCACCGCAGGCATTCACCTTATTCATCTGCTGAAAG GAAGAAGCGGTCCAGATCTAGAACTCCGGTCAAGAGGAGGTAG
- the LOC123046984 gene encoding molybdate transporter 2, giving the protein MASSASDPLLPGEPPHRRRFLPPSIRLKTSVWSELGGAVGDLGTYIPIVLALSLASHLDLGTTLIFTALYNFASGVLFGIPMPVQPMKSIAAVALSSAHLTVPQIMGAGIAVAAILLFLGATGLMTRLYRVLPLPVVRGVQLSQGLSFAFTAVKYIRYDQDFSRSSSASTSVERPLLGLDGLLLALAALLFILLTTGSGDDDDAINAADGRATARRRSCGRVPAALIVFAVGLVLCFVRDPSIFRGLRFGPAPLGLVKITWEDFKIGFWQAAVPQLPLSVLNSVIAVCKLSSDLFPEQAELSPARVSVSVGLMNLIGCWFGAMPCCHGAGGLAGQYRFGGRSGASVVFLAIGKLVLGLVFGNSFVTILGKFPIGILGVMLLFSGVELAMASRDMGSKEESFVMLVCAGVSLTGSSAALGFIAGVVLHLLLRLREVDCGELVGRLRARRYPWLL; this is encoded by the coding sequence ATGGCATCCTCCGCCAGCGACCCGCTGCTCCCGGGCGAGCCGCCGCACCGGCGGCGGTTCCTGCCGCCGTCCATCCGGCTCAAGACGTCCGTCTGGTCGGAGCTGGGCGGCGCCGTGGGGGACCTGGGCACCTACATCCCCATCGTGCTGGCGCTGTCGCTGGCCTCCCACCTCGACCTGGGCACCACGCTCATCTTCACCGCGCTCTACAACTTCGCCAGCGGCGTCCTCTTCGGGATCCCCATGCCCGTACAGCCCATGAAGTCCATCGCCGCCGTCGCGCTCTCCTCCGCGCACCTTACCGTCCCGCAGATCATGGGCGCCGgcatcgccgtcgccgccatcctcctcttcctcggcgCCACGGGGCTCATGACCCGCCTCTACCGCGTGCTCCCGCTCCCCGTCGTCCGCGGCGTGCAGCTCTCCCAGGGCCTCTCCTTCGCCTTCACCGCCGTCAAGTACATCCGCTACGACCAGGACTTCTCCCGCTCgtcctccgcctccacctccgtggAGCGCCCCCTGCTGGGCCTCGACGGCCTGCTGCtcgcgctcgccgcgctgctgttCATCCTCCTCACCACCGGCTccggggacgacgacgacgccaTCAACGCAGCCGACGGCCGCGCCACCGCGCGCCGTCGCTCCTGCGGCCGCGTCCCGGCGGCGCTGATCGTGTTCGCGGTCGGCCTGGTGCTCTGCTTCGTGCGTGACCCCTCCATCTTCCGCGGCCTCCGCTTCGGGCCGGCGCCGCTGGGGCTGGTGAAGATAACATGGGAAGATTTCAAGATCGGGTTCTGGCAGGCGGCCGTGCCGCAGCTCCCGCTGTCGGTGCTCAACTCGGTGATCGCCGTGTGCAAGCTGTCGTCCGACCTGTTCCCGGAGCAGGCGGAGCTGTCGCCGGCGAGGGTGTCCGTCAGCGTGGGGCTCATGAACCTGATCGGGTGCTGGTTCGGCGCCATGCCGTGCTGCCACGGCGCGGGGGGGCTGGCCGGGCAGTACCGGTTCGGCGGCCGGAGCGGGGCGTCCGTGGTGTTCCTGGCCATCGGCAAGCTGGTGCTCGGGCTGGTGTTCGGCAACTCGTTCGTGACGATCCTGGGGAAGTTCCCCATCGGCATCCTGGGCGTGATGCTGCTCTTCTCGGGCGTGGAGCTGGCCATGGCGTCGCGCGACATGGGGAGCAAGGAGGAGTcgttcgtgatgctggtctgcgcCGGCGTGTCGCTCACCGGCTCCAGCGCCGCGCTGGGGTTCATCGCGGGCGTCGTGCTGCACCTGCTGCTGCGCCTCAGGGAGGTGGACTGCGGGGAGCTCGTCGGCCGGCTGAGGGCCAGGCGGTATCCCTGGTTGCTGTAA